The following proteins come from a genomic window of Girardinichthys multiradiatus isolate DD_20200921_A chromosome 8, DD_fGirMul_XY1, whole genome shotgun sequence:
- the nkx6.1 gene encoding homeobox protein Nkx-6.1 yields MLAVGQMDGSRQSAFLLSTPPLAALHSMTEMKTPLYPAYPLSSTSPATTSPNPGGMAVSSPGIKSSTGLSSGLGSPQHCSSATPHGINDILNRPVVSSVGTTAVVAAAAAAASSSAGILSGLPRFSSLSPPPPPGLYFSPSAAAVAVARYPKPLADLPGRTPIFWPGVMQSPHWRDARFACSPHQNSVLLDKDGKRKHTRPTFSGQQIFALEKTFEQTKYLAGPERARLAYSLGMTESQVKVWFQNRRTKWRKKHAAEMASAKKKQDSETERLKGTSDNEEEDDDYNKPLDPNSDDEKITQLLKKHKPGSALLMHTSENDSS; encoded by the exons ATGTTAGCGGTGGGTCAGATGGACGGGTCCCGACAGAGCGCCTTCCTCCTTAGCACTCCACCTCTGGCAGCTCTGCACAGCATGACCGAGATGAAGACCCCCCTGTACCCGGCGTACCCCCTCTCCTCCACCTCTCCCGCCACCACGTCTCCTAATCCAGGCGGCATGGCCGTGTCTTCCCCCGGGATCAAGAGTTCCACTGGGCTGTCATCGGGCCTCGGCTCCCCGCAGCATTGCTCCTCCGCCACCCCGCACGGAATTAATGATATCCTCAACCGGCCTGTCGTCTCCTCGGTCGGGACCACAGCGGTCGTAGCGGCGGCCGCAGCCGCGGCTTCCTCTTCTGCGGGGATTCTGTCAGGTCTGCCCAGGTTCAGCAGCCTCAGTCCCCCACCTCCTCCCGGACTTTACTTCAGCCCCAGCGCGGCGGCTGTAGCCGTGGCCCGGTACCCGAAGCCGCTGGCAGATCTCCCGGGGAGGACGCCGATCTTCTGGCCGGGAGTCATGCAGAGTCCGCACTGGAGAGATGCCAGATTCGCCTGTTCGCCCC ATCAGAACTCGGTGTTGCTGGACAAAGATGGGAAAAGGAAGCACACACGGCCCACTTTCTCTGGACAGCAGATCTTTGCGCTGGAAAAGACTTTTGAACAAACGAAATATTTGGCGGGGCCTGAGAGAGCGAGGCTGGCCTATTCTCTGGGGATGACTGAGAGTCAAGTGAAG GTGTGGTTCCAGAACAGAAGGACAAAGTGGAGGAAGAAGCATGCAGCGGAGATGGCCTCCGCGAAGAAGAAGCAGGACTCAGAGACGGAGCGGCTCAAAGGAACATCGGAcaacgaggaggaggacgacGACTACAACAAACCTCTGGACCCGAACTCGGACGATGAAAAGATCACACAActgctgaaaaaacacaaaccaggCTCTGCGCTGCTGATGCACACGTCTGAAAACGACAGCTCTTAA